The Rahnella aceris genome contains the following window.
CTGAGCAACGCGGTCACGTGATGCTCGATTACCCGGTCAGCGGCGGGTAAAATTTCTACCTGCTCCAGCGGTTCCGGCCACGCCAGCAACAACCCGGCTCCCGCCGTGCGGGAAACCGCACCAAAGCGCATCACCACCGCGCGCTTATCCGGCTCTATCTGCCGCACATTGGAGAACAGCCAGTTCGCGGCGGCAATCAGCGTCATGGCAAACAGCGCCAGACAGGCTATGCGTCCTGCCTGAAACCACGCATTCCCCTGAAAGCGGGACAACGGATTCATGGCCGCAGCCCGTTGCTGGCGGCGGGCAAGGCGGGCGGACCTTCAACCAGTTGCCGGAACGGTGCGGCATCAGTGCGCAGCACCAGCCGGATGCCCGGCGTGATCACGCTGTTGAGCGTGTCAAGAGAGCGCAACAAATCGTACAATTCGGGGTTACTGGTCCGGGCTTTAGCGTATATCGCCGCGCTCTGAACCTGCGCCTGCGCTTCAATATTGGCTGCGCTGACCGACGCATCGGCCTTAATCACACGGGCATCGCGTTCGGCGGAAGACCGGATTTCAGCCGCCTGACGCTTACCTTCGGCGGACCGCTCGGTGGCAATGGTTTCCCGTTCTGCCCGCATGCGATCCACGGTGGCATCTAACGTCACCGACGGTAATGTCAGCCGTTCAACGCCGACCTGCACCAGTTCAATGCCATAGCTGTCGAGCAACTGGCGGGCTATCTGATCATGCAAATGCTGTTCAAAACCGGAAAGGCGGATTTTACTGGCATCAGTGTTCACCAGATCAGCCAGTGCAAAACCGCTGGTGGTGGTTTCCAGCGCCGAACCAATAAACGTTCGTATCTGCGCGGCGGCCATATCCGGCTGATTTTGTACCGCGCGGATAAAACGCTGCACATGCTGAGGATCGTTTTTCACCTGCCAGACAGTATAAGCCTGAACAATGATCCGCAGACCGTCACGGGTGCCGACATCCTGCAACCCACTGGACGTGGTGCGGATACGTAAATCCACCGGGATCGCGGTCTCCAGCGGCACCGGCAGATGCCATGCCAGCCCCGGTTGCAACAGCACACGCACCGGATTACCAAAGCGCGTGATCACCATCGCTTCGCCGGAACGCACCTGCACCAGACAGGCGGTGGCGGCAATCAGGGCCACCAGTACGATAGCAATCGTAACCCGTCGCCAGAGTCCAGGGGCCGCCGGGCCGGAATGATGATGGTGATGTCCGGCACCGTGATGATGTCCGCCATGTGCATCGTGATCGTGTCCGTGGGCTTCAGGTTGTTGGGAATCATTCACCGGGTAGTCTCCGCGTTGACAGAATGCGCCGCTTTATCCGCTCCGGGCGTAAATGGCAGGGTAAAATTTCTCAGATCCAGCACCGGCGAAGTCCCGCCGCCAATACGGTGATCAACAATCAGAACTTCCGGATGCTGCTGCATCGCCAGAATCAGCTGACTAAAATAACGGTCGGTCAGGAACGACTGTCCGCCAGCCTGATACGCCTGATTTTCTGCGTTAAAGCGCAACGCCATGACCTGCGCCTGATCGAGATTTTCGTGGCTTTGTGCACTGGCGGTATCCTGCGCCAGACGGGCAAATTGCTGTGCCGCATTCAGTTGCTGCGCGGCCTGCCCTTTCTCACCGGCAATGGCGCTTTGTGCCAGAATTTGTGCCGCCTGTACGCTGTGATAAGCATCCGCCGCACCCGCAGGTGGATGGATTGATTCAATCACCGTAGCCAGCAGTTCCACGCCGCTGTTGAGATGATCAAGCTGGCTCTGTACTTTCCGGCCAATATCTGCGGCAAGGCGTGTCTGATCACTTCCCAGCAGGCTGTCGAGCGTACGCGAGGAAAAATCATGCACCAGCACCTGGTTGGCAATACTGCGGATCAGCACCGGCATATTGTCGGTGTGATAGAGGCTCGCCATCGCCGCGCCGTCATTCATGGCGATGCGGTACACAAAGCGGACATCCATATTCATGATTTGAAAACTTTGCCTGTCACGGGTGGCACTGGCGATGATTTGTGATTTATCGCTGCTGTGGCCGGAGTCCCACAGACGGTTTGCGCTTTCAGGCGCCGGGCCTTCGGCGGTATCAGCCACCGTGACCGGTGTGGTGGTGACCGGTTCTTCGGAACCGGTGGTGAGTTCATGTACTTCGCCGTTATCAACCATCCGCGTACGGCCAAATGGCCACGGCAGACCCGCATGTAAACCGGGTTGTCGGACCGCCACCGGTTTGCCGAAGGATTCATAAATTCCGCGCTGGGTCAGCGGCACCTCGCTGATGCCCGTCAGCAGCCAACCGGTCAGCAACAAGATTGCGGCCAGCGGTAACAGTGCACGGCGCATAAAATGAAACGCCCAGATCTGACGAAGATCGATACCAAAATGCTGATGCAGTTCGTTTTGCACAAACTGTAACGGACGCGGCGGCCAGCAAATCTGCGCGGCCAGCAGGCTGCCCGCAATAAACTCCGGCTCTTTATCCTCACGCGGCGGCGAAAACATCGCCATCAGCGCCCGCAGGAAAAGCTCCAGCGCCACCAACCCCGGTAATAATCCGGTGAGCATCAGCAGGTGAGCAGGCCACACCGAAGCCTCACGGGCAAACATCAGGGCTAATGCACTCAGCAAAAACACGCCAATCATCATGCGCATCATCGGTGCGAGCTTTGCCGCTTCCGGCCATTCCAGCGGGTTTTTTAGCGTCCAGTGACGCTCCAGAACCAGTACAGCAAAGGCGCAGAGAATGAATACCGAACCGGCAAAATACCCCGCCTCACCGGCGTCATTGGCCGGTATTGGCAACTGCCATAACACACTGATGAGCACAATTGCGGCAAATGCAGGAAGCGCCTGGAAGAACACATGCGCGTCAACATAACGTAAAACAGGACGCATCCAGGGGCGGGAAATCAGACGTTGGGAAAATCCGGAAGACGCTTCCGGCATGGCGGTTTCAACAGCAGGCGCAAATTGTTGCGTCCGCCAGCGGGAGATACGCCGGGCACATTGCAGGGAGGCAGCGCAAACCCACATCGCCGCCATGATATTGCCGGTCACCCATGGCCACACCGATGCCGGAGAGACCAGATACAGCATCAGCAAGATCAGATACATCACGCTGCTGATCACCATAATGGGGTTGATCAGCCCGCTCAGCCAACGCGTGTGGGTGGCGGCAGACTGAAAGCGCAGCTGTTTACTGGCGTTATCCGTCCCGGATACTTTGTCTGTACTCATGTCCGCTCCGGCAGTGGAAAAAATACCCCGCAGCGCAGGCCTGAAGCCAGTTAGTGCGAAGTTGACCGGGCGTAACGGTATAACATTACAGAATTTTCAGCGATATGAATTTGGCCGCTTTTTTGCCCCGAATTGTAAGCATTTATCTTTAAAGGGCCACAAGCGGGTGAATAACGAAAAAGGTGCCGTTTTTAAGCGACACCTTTGAGGTTTCAGAGATTATCTTCAGCCACGTAATATTGCGGATCGTCGAGTTCGTGAGAACAGAATGGCCCGGCTTTTTTGAGCAAACTCACGCAATCATTGCTCAGATGACGCAGGCGAATGGTTTTACCGGCATCGAGATAGCGCGTGGTCAGTTTATCAATCGCCTCCACTCCGCTCGAATCCATGACCCGCGTACCGGCAAAATCCAGCACTACATTTTGCGGATCGTTTTCAGGATTAAACAGCTCGGCAAAGGTCGCGGCAGATCCGAAGAACAGCGGCCCGTCCAGCTTATACACTGCCAGGTCGCCTTTAGTTTTATGCTCGCGCACACGGATACGCGCCTGCTGCCAGGCAAAAACCAGCGCAGAGATAATCACGCCACTGATCACCGCCACGGCAAGATCGGTGAAAATCGTGATGACGGTGACAATCAGCATCACCAGTACATCAGCTTTAGGCATGCGGCGAAGACGGCGCAGCGAACTCCACTCAAAGGTGTTGTAGCAGACCACCAGCATAATGCCCGCCAGCGCTGCGACCGGCAGCAAGCCAATATAACCGGACAAACTGACCACAAACAGGATCAGTAAAATGGCGCCGACTGTACCGGAAATTCGCCCCCGACCGCCGGAGGTGAAATTAATGATCGATTGCCCAATCATCGCGCAACCGGCGAAGCAACCGAACAGACCGCAAATCGTATTCCCCGCGCCCTGCGCAATACTTTCACGGTTGCCGTTGCCCTTCTGATGACCCATTTCATCAAGCACGGTCATCGTCAGCAGCGATTCAATCAGGCCAACCAGCGCTATCACTACCGCATAGGGCAGCACGACTTTCAGCATCTCAACATTGAAAGGCGCAACCGGCAGGCTGAAGTGCGGCAACGCCCCTGAAATATCTGCCAGGTCACCCACGCGCAAGGTGTGCAGGTTAAAACCGATCGCTACGGCCGAAACGACGATCAGCGCTGCCAGCGAAGAAGGAATAATTTTGGTCAGTTTCGGGAACAGCACCACCACCAGAATCGCCAGCAACACCAGTCCGTACATCAGCAGTCCCTGCCCGGCAATCATGTGCAACTGCGCCAGCATAATGACAATTGCCAGCCCGTTCACAAAGCCGTGAACCGCAGGTAACGGCACCAGCCGGATAAATTTCCCGAGGCGGAAAACACCAATCAGAATCTGAATCAGCCCGGCAAAAATGGTCGCCCAAAGCACGTATCCCATACCGTGTTGTGCCGCCAGACTCATCAGCACCACCACAATGGATCCCGCTGCACCGGACACCATGCCCGGTTTACCGCCGAACAGTGCCGTCACCAGCCCGATAATAAACGCCGTGTGCAAACCGACAATCGGCGACAATCCGGCAACCAGTGAAAACCCGACCGCTTCGGGGACCATTGATACCGCCACCACAAATCCGGCCAGCGTTTCGTTCTTCATTTCAGACAACTTCAGACCACGCGGATTAAACATAAAACATCCGGTACATTTCCCGATCAGTTAAAAAATTGTGACAAGTATCTAAAAATGAACCAGGCGAGGCAAGGTTTATCCTGTGTACTGACAACAGTGGCGGCCACAAGCGGATCGAGATAAATGCGGTTCTCGTGTATAATGCGGGGAATTGTGGTCATTACATCGTGCGGTTATATTTAATCGTTTGATAATTAAGATATTAAGGTGAGAAAAACATGGGATTCAAATGCGGTATCGTCGGCCTGCCGAACGTCGGTAAATCTACTCTGTTCAATGCGCTGACCAAAGCGGGTATCGAAGCAGCAAACTTCCCGTTCTGCACCATCGAACCGAATACCGGTGTGGTACCAATGCCCGATCCGCGTCTCGACCAGTTGGCCGAGATTGTAAAACCGCAGCGTATCCTGCCAACCACCATGGAATTCGTGGACATCGCGGGTCTGGTCAAAGGCGCATCTAAAGGTGAAGGTCTGGGTAACCAGTTCCTGACTAACATCCGTGAAACTGAAGCCATCGGCCACGTTGTGCGTTGTTTCGAAAACGACAACATCATCCACGTTAACAACAAAGTGGATCCGGCTGATGACATCGAGGTTATCAATACCGAACTGGCATTATCTGACCTCGACACCTGCGAACGCGCGATTCACCGTGTGCAGAAACGTGCCAAAGGCGGTGACAAAGATGCGAAGGCAGAACTGGCCGCACTGGAAAAATGCCTGCCACAGCTGGAAAACGCTGGCATGCTGCGTGCACTGGATCTGACAGAGGAAGACAAAGCGGCCATCCGCTACCTGAGCTTCCTGACGCTGAAACCCACCATGTACATCGCCAACGTTAACGAAGACGGTTTCGAGAACAACCCTTACCTCGACGTCGTACGCAAAATCGCAGAGGCCGAAGGCTCCGTGGTCGTTGCTGTTTGTGCAGCGGTTGAATCTGACATCGCCGAACTCGACGACGCTGACCGTGAAGAATTCATGGCTGAACTGGGCATTGAAGAGCCGGGCCTGAACCGCGTGATCCGCGCCGGTTACGAACTGCTGAACCTGCAAACCTACTTCACCGCTGGCGTGAAAGAAGTTCGTGCATGGACCATCCCTGTCGGCGCAACGGCTCCGCAAGCCGCAGGTAAAATCCACACTGACTTCGAGAAAGGCTTCATCCGCGCACAAACCATCGCGTTCGAAGACTTCATCACCTACAAAGGTGAGCAAGGCGCGAAAGAAGCCGGCAAAATGCGTTCAGAAGGCAAAGACTACATCGTTAAAGATGGCGATGTGATGAACTTCCTGTTCAACGTCTGAACCGAACTTCAGTTTCCGCTCCACACAGAATCCACGCCCTTGCGTGGATTTTTCTTTTTTATCCCCCCCCCTAAAATCGCCCTCAGCTCCCTCTTTTATTTCTCCTTCCGCTCTGTTACGGGATATATTAAGGGCACTATCGTAAATTTTCTCTTTGTAACGGGTAACATCTCAATGGCACTGATCCCAAAAAACTACCAGCGTCTGGAAAGCGGATATCGCGAGAAAGCGCTAAAAATCTATCCGTGGGTGTGCGGACGTTGTTCGCGGGAGTTTGTGTATTCAAACCTGCGTGAATTAACGGTTCACCATATCGACCATGATCATACCAATAATCCGGAAGATGGCAGTAACTGGGAGTTGTTGTGCCTGTATTGTCATGACCACGAACACTCGAAGTACACCGAAGCAGATCAGTACGGTTCAACGGTGGTGGCCGGTGAAGATGCGCAAGATGATGTCGGTGCCGCCACCTACAACCCGTTTGCCGATTTACAGGCGATGCTGAATAAGAAGAAATAGGGTCGATTCCGCTCCGCTCCTCCAGCAAAACTAAAAACCCCGGTATTCACCCAAATCCACGCGATGCCGTGGATTTTTTATGATGAACGAGGCGATTTCCGCCACATAAGTTAGTCCCCTGATATTTTTCTTGCATCCCAAAACGCCATGCGCATAATCGCAAATTCAAATAATAATGATTCTCAGTCCTTTTTACATTAGGGTTACATTATGCGCGAAAAAATTTCACCCACAGGGTTTAAACCGACCCTGCTGGCACTCTTCGTCAGCGTAAGCTGCATGCCTGCGATGGCGGCCACCGCCCCTGCTCCGGCGACCAGCTCAACGGCGGCGACAGGCGATACCATGACTATCGTCAGTACGCCGGATAATGAATTCAAACCCGGCGGCAATGAGCTGGTTCCGGCCTATCTGGACGGTCAGGTCGCGCATGGTGGTCGCCTTGGCATGCTTGGCGAACAGAAGGCAATGGATGTGCCGTTTAACGTCATCGGCTTCACGTCAAAACTGATTCAGGATCAGCAGGCGCGGACCATTGCTGACGTGGTGCGCAATGATGCCACCGTCCAGAACGTGCAGGGATACGGCAACTTCGCCGAAACCTACCGCATTCGTGGCTTCCAGCTCGATGGCGATGACATGACGTATGGCGGATTGCCGGGCGTGGTGCCGCGTCAGGTGATGGATGCGTCGTTAATCGACCGCGTAGAAATCTTTAAAGGTGCGAACGGATTACTGAACGGCGCGGCGACAAGTGGCGTAGGCGGCATGATCAACCTCGAGCCGAAGCATGCGGATGACGCGCCACTGACCCGTGTCGGCGTGGATTACACCTCCTCTTCTCAGGTTGGTGGCACCCTGGATCTGGGCCGTCGTTTTGGCGATGACAACCAGTTCGGTGTCCGTCTGAATGCCGTTAACCGTGAAGGCGAAACCGGTATTGATGGTGAGAAAAAACGCACCACCGCAGCCTCACTGGGCCTCGATTATCGCGGTGACCGCCTTCGTACCTCTGTGGACATGGGCTATCAAAAGAAAACCTTCCACGACGCCCGTCTTGGCGTGAATATCAGTGGTGTGGATTTCATCCCTAAAGTGCCGTCCAACAGTCACAATTACAGTCAGGACTGGGTATACAGCAATATTGAGTCCGAATTTGGTATGGCCAAAGCGGAATATGATGTGACTGATGACTGGACAGTGTATGGCGGCGTTGGCGCACAGCATTCGCATGAAACCGGCGACTATGCTTCCCCTGCGCTGAAAGATGCTGACGGAACGGCAACGATTGGTCGTCTGGATACCAACCGCATCATCAATAATTTCAGCGGAATGGCGGGAATTCGCGGCAATTTCGATACCGCCTTCATCACCCACAAGGTGAATTTTGGTTATTCCGCCCTGACTTCACGCAATAATACGGCGTGGCGTATGGCCTACGGTGCCAATGCTGAAAACACCAATATTTATCACACCACGAATGTCCCGAACCCGACACCTAATCTGTCTGGCGGTAATTATGACGACCCGCTGACCACCGGGCGTAACCGGACTCAGGGCTATCTGTTAACCGACACGATGGGCATCCTGGATGATACCCTGTTGTTCACCGTCGGCGCCCGTCATCAGAAAGTGATCGTCCGTAATTACAGCAATGCGACCGGCGCTGAAGACGTGTCATCACGTTACAGCGACAGCCGCTGGATGCCGACGTACGGGGTTGTGTATAAACCGTGGCAGGTGATTTCCCTGTACGCCAACCACACCGAGTCTTTACAGCCGGGCGATGTGGCACCGAATAACGCGAAAAACTACGGTTCGACCACCGGCATTGCCCATTCAAAACAGAACGAAGTGGGTGTAAAAGCGGACTTCGGGCGTGCAGGCGGTTCACTGGCATTATTTGAAATCAAAAAACCGTCAGGCATTTTGGACAGCAATAAATTCTACAATCTGGACGGTGAACAACGTAACCGGGGCGTGGAGCTGAACGTCTTTGGCGAACCGGTGCTGGGCCTGCGTCTCAACGGCAGCGCGACCTGGATTGATCCGGAAATGACCAAAACCGAAGACAACACCTATAACGGTAAAGATGCGATTGGCGTGCCGCGCTACAACCTGGTGCTGGGTGCGGAATATGACATCAAACCGGTTGACGGCCTGACGGCCACCGCGCTGGTGAACCATTCCGGCTCACAGTGGGCAGACTCAGCCAACACGAAGAAAATCGACGCTTATTCCGTTCTGGATCTTGGCGTGCGTTACCGCACCAAAATCAACCAGAATGATATGGTCTGGCGTGCCGGTGTTGATAACGTGACCAATGAAAAATACTGGTCAAATATCGACAGCACCGGAACCTATATTTATCAGGGAAAAACGCGCGCGCTCAAAGTCTCCATGACGTACGACTTCTGATACGGATATAATCTGATACGGATATAAAAAGGGGATGCATTCAGCATCCCCTTTTTTATTGCCGTGCGAATTTTTTATTGGCTGTTTTCCGGCAGCGGTAAACTGACCGTGACCATCAGCCCGCCGTGCGTTCTCTTCTCCGCATGGATCCCCCCGCCGTGCGCTTCACAAATCGCACGGGCGATGGATAAACCCAATCCGCTGCCCCCGGAATGTCGTGCGCGGGAAGAGTCCGCCCGGCTGAAGCGTTCAAACATAACAGGCAGAAAACTGTCATCCACACCCGGACCCTTGTCCCGGAACGTTATGTCATAACCGCCATTGCGGGGCGCGATGGCGATGTCCAGACGCCGTCCTTCCTGCGCATAACGCAGCGCATTTTCCATCAGAATGGTAAATACCTGCCCGAGCCGGAACGGGTCACCGACATAACGGCACGGCGTCTCCGGCGTCAGGGCGATGTCAAAACCGGCTTTCGTCGACTGAGGTTTCAGCCAGGTCATCCGCTCGCGCAGCAGATCTGCCAGATCCAGTTCTGTCTTGCTGAGGTTAAGCTGACCGGCATCCGCCAGCGACAGCAGATGCAGTTCGTCGATCAGACGGTTCAGATGCAAAAGCTGTGTCATCACCATCTGCAATTGCTGCGGCTCCGGGCGGAAAACACCGTCCAGCATGCCCTGTAAACGCCCCACCGCCGCCGTGAGCGGTGAGCGCAGTTCATGTGCCATCGCCACATGGGAGGCTCGCAGCTCCCGCTCATAACGCGAAAGTTGCAACATCATGGCGTTAAAATCATCGGTGAACTGAATCAGTTCCGCCGGCGCATTTTTCACCGGCTCAGCCCGCGTATTAAAATCTCCCTGCGTTACCGCACGCGCCACCTGGGCCAGACGGCTGAATTGTGACGAAAGCGGTCGCGCGGCTTTTAATCCCAAAATAGCGATAAACGGCGTCACCACGACGACCAGGATGCCAACCATGATCCAGTCGGCCGAGGCGATGGAGGGATCGGAGTAACGCGCCCCCCAGCCCTGATCGACAATCTCATGAAACCGCGCAAGATTAAGATCCGGATTATCCCGCAGCACGTAAAACTCTGCCCTGAGCGCGGGAGACATATGGTGCAATACCCAAAGATTCTCAATGACAAAACGCAGCCACATGCACAGAGCAATCACAACGACACTGCCGATGGCCAGCGTCAGGATCCGCACACAAATCCAGCGCCACAGGGACTGATAGTGAGAGTGGTGGTTCATGGCTGTCTGAACCGGTAACCGACGCCGCGCACATTGACTAACACGTTAACGATGCCTGCGGATTCGAGTTTTTTACGCAAATTATAGACATGCGTATCGACCACCCTTTCCAGCGCCTCGCTTTCCGGCAGGCAATGCTCCAGCAAATACTGACGTGAGAACGGGCGTGTTGGTGCCCGCATTAATGTGCTCAGTACGCCAAATTCTGTCGGGGTTAAATCAAGATAATGCGGTTCGCCCGAGGCAGAGCTAACCGCCGCCGTCAGCGCCCCGACATCCACGTCGAGACCCTGCCAGCGCAACACAGCAGACGTGTTGTTTTCGTCTGTCGCCACACGACGCAGTACCGCCTGCACCCGCGCCACCACCTCACCGGGGTTGTAAGGTTTGACCACATAATCATCCGCACCGAAGCGCAGCGCGCCAATTTTATCGGGCATGTCGCCCATCGCCGTCACCATAATCACCGGCGTGCTGCTTTCACGCCGCAGCGATGCCAGCACATCAGTGCCGCGCATCCCGGGCAGCATCACATCCAGCAAAATGAGATCCGGCTTCCAGCGCAGCGCATGCTCCAGCCCGGAAACACCGTCACCGGCAATCTGTACGTCATATCCTTCGCGTTTTAAATACGCATCGAGAACGTCTGCCGCATCGGCATCATCTTCAATAATCAGGATCCGCTTTGTTTGCATTGAGTCGCCCTGGCTGTTTCATCATAAATTCCCGGCAGTTTACTGACCCTGCCTCTCCCGACTTCCGGTTTCAGATGCGGCTGCAATCCGCTACGAACCATACGTTTAGATGATGAGGAATCACAATGATATCCATAAAACTAATGCTTCACATTACCTGTTTACGCATTTTCTGCCCGGCTCCCCAGTTCGACCACCACCTGATGCTCGTTACCGTCATCCGTCAGCGGGATCAGATCACCGTCCAGGGCATGGCCATCCAGCGTGACACAGTAGTCGCCGGTGTTGTGCCGCACCGTTATCAGGTAACGGCTGCTGCCTTGCTGATACGTCACCGTGATTTCCGGCCACAGCGCAGGCAATTTGCTGTGGATGGCGATAGCATCGCCATGGCGTGTAATGCCCAGCAATGATTCGGTGATCAACCGGTATGTCCAGCCCGCAGAACCGGTATACCAGCTCCAGCCCGCGCGACCGCTGTGCGGATCTACCGAATAAATATCGGCGGAAATCACATACGGTTCCCCTTTATAGCGGCTGACCGCCTCCGGCGTGAGGCTGTGATTGATCGGGTTAATCATCGACATCAGTTCCCAGGCGCGTTCGGTGTTGCCCTGTCGGGCAAACGCCATCACCGCCCAGATAGCTCCGTGGGTATACTGCCCGCCGTTTTCACGCACACCCGGCAGATATCCGCGGATATACCCCGGATTCGGGCCGTTGCCGTCAAATGGCGGCGTCAGTAATCTGATCAACCCCGCATCGTTATCGACCAGACGCTGATCGACCGACCGCATGGCGCTGGCGGTGCGTTCAGGTGTACCGGCTCCGGAAAGCACCGACCAGCTTTGCGCGATAGCATCTATCTGGCATTCGTCGTTCATATGCGAACCCAGTGTTTCACCGCTGTCGAAATAACCGCGCAGATACCACTCACCGTCCCACGCATGCTTGTTGAGGTTTTGCTTCAGCAGCGCCGACTGCTCGCGGCACAGGGTGGCGATAGCGATGTCCTGACGCTCTTCTGCCAGTGCGCCATAACGTTGCAGAACGTCGTAGAGGAAAAAGCCCAGCCAGACACTTTCCCCGCGCCCGCCCAGCCCCACCAGATTCATGCCGTCATTCCAGTCTCCCGCGCCCATCAGCGGCAGTCCGTGCTCACCCATTTTCAGACCATGCTTCAGCGCACGCACACCGTGCTGCCAGAGACTTTCCTGCGTTGCGCTGACCTGCGGTTGCTCGTAGAACGACTCCTCACCTGCCTCCAGCAAACGTGCCTCGAGATAAGGCACGGATTCTTCGGCAATGCCATGATCGCCGGTGACCGTGATGTAATGGCTGATGGCCAGCGGCAGCCAGAGATAGTCGTCAGAACAGCGGGTACGCACGCCGTTGCCGGTTGGCGGATGCCACCAGTGCTGGACATCGCCTTCAATGAACTGCCTCGACGCACATAAGAGGATCTGTTCGCGCATCCGTTCCGGCGCCGCGTGGCTTAGCGCCAGCGTATCCTGCAACTGGTCACGGAAACCGAACGCCCCGCCGGACTGATAATAGCCGCTGCGCGCCAGGATCCGGCTGGCTAAGGTCTGGTAAATCAGCCAGCCGTTGGCGAGCAAATCAACCGATTTATCCGGCGTGGTGATCTGAATTTTATCCAGCACCTGATGCCAGTGATGATGAATGCGATCCAGCTCAGCCTGCGCCGCGCCTTCCTCAAGATACTGATGAATGAGCGCTTCGGCATCTGCGGCATTCTGCCCCAGACCCAGCGCGAAAATAAAGGTGCGCTGGTCGCCGTCGATAAGCGTTGTGGCCGACTGCACCGCGCCACAAGGATCCAGCGCCGCACCGGTTTTATCGGAAAGACGCTGATTTTTCATGGCTGCGGGCATGGCCGCAGAACCGGTGCGACCAAAGAACTCGCGACGGTCACCGCTGACCGAGCAATGTGCGCCGGTGACCGCAAAGAAAGCGGTGCGTTCAGAACCGTTGCTGGTGTAATGATTGGTCGCCAGTACGCCGCAACCTTTTACCACGTGCGCGGCCGAAGTCACGATATGCATCGCGGACTTGGCACGTAAATCCGCCATCACCCATTCGGCATAACCGGTCACCGACAATCTGCGCGGCCTGCCGGAGAGGTTAGTCAGGGTCATGATAATCAGTTTG
Protein-coding sequences here:
- the hflC gene encoding protease modulator HflC, with protein sequence MNDSQQPEAHGHDHDAHGGHHHGAGHHHHHSGPAAPGLWRRVTIAIVLVALIAATACLVQVRSGEAMVITRFGNPVRVLLQPGLAWHLPVPLETAIPVDLRIRTTSSGLQDVGTRDGLRIIVQAYTVWQVKNDPQHVQRFIRAVQNQPDMAAAQIRTFIGSALETTTSGFALADLVNTDASKIRLSGFEQHLHDQIARQLLDSYGIELVQVGVERLTLPSVTLDATVDRMRAERETIATERSAEGKRQAAEIRSSAERDARVIKADASVSAANIEAQAQVQSAAIYAKARTSNPELYDLLRSLDTLNSVITPGIRLVLRTDAAPFRQLVEGPPALPAASNGLRP
- a CDS encoding SPFH domain-containing protein, whose amino-acid sequence is MSTDKVSGTDNASKQLRFQSAATHTRWLSGLINPIMVISSVMYLILLMLYLVSPASVWPWVTGNIMAAMWVCAASLQCARRISRWRTQQFAPAVETAMPEASSGFSQRLISRPWMRPVLRYVDAHVFFQALPAFAAIVLISVLWQLPIPANDAGEAGYFAGSVFILCAFAVLVLERHWTLKNPLEWPEAAKLAPMMRMMIGVFLLSALALMFAREASVWPAHLLMLTGLLPGLVALELFLRALMAMFSPPREDKEPEFIAGSLLAAQICWPPRPLQFVQNELHQHFGIDLRQIWAFHFMRRALLPLAAILLLTGWLLTGISEVPLTQRGIYESFGKPVAVRQPGLHAGLPWPFGRTRMVDNGEVHELTTGSEEPVTTTPVTVADTAEGPAPESANRLWDSGHSSDKSQIIASATRDRQSFQIMNMDVRFVYRIAMNDGAAMASLYHTDNMPVLIRSIANQVLVHDFSSRTLDSLLGSDQTRLAADIGRKVQSQLDHLNSGVELLATVIESIHPPAGAADAYHSVQAAQILAQSAIAGEKGQAAQQLNAAQQFARLAQDTASAQSHENLDQAQVMALRFNAENQAYQAGGQSFLTDRYFSQLILAMQQHPEVLIVDHRIGGGTSPVLDLRNFTLPFTPGADKAAHSVNAETTR
- a CDS encoding SulP family inorganic anion transporter; this encodes MFNPRGLKLSEMKNETLAGFVVAVSMVPEAVGFSLVAGLSPIVGLHTAFIIGLVTALFGGKPGMVSGAAGSIVVVLMSLAAQHGMGYVLWATIFAGLIQILIGVFRLGKFIRLVPLPAVHGFVNGLAIVIMLAQLHMIAGQGLLMYGLVLLAILVVVLFPKLTKIIPSSLAALIVVSAVAIGFNLHTLRVGDLADISGALPHFSLPVAPFNVEMLKVVLPYAVVIALVGLIESLLTMTVLDEMGHQKGNGNRESIAQGAGNTICGLFGCFAGCAMIGQSIINFTSGGRGRISGTVGAILLILFVVSLSGYIGLLPVAALAGIMLVVCYNTFEWSSLRRLRRMPKADVLVMLIVTVITIFTDLAVAVISGVIISALVFAWQQARIRVREHKTKGDLAVYKLDGPLFFGSAATFAELFNPENDPQNVVLDFAGTRVMDSSGVEAIDKLTTRYLDAGKTIRLRHLSNDCVSLLKKAGPFCSHELDDPQYYVAEDNL
- the ychF gene encoding redox-regulated ATPase YchF yields the protein MGFKCGIVGLPNVGKSTLFNALTKAGIEAANFPFCTIEPNTGVVPMPDPRLDQLAEIVKPQRILPTTMEFVDIAGLVKGASKGEGLGNQFLTNIRETEAIGHVVRCFENDNIIHVNNKVDPADDIEVINTELALSDLDTCERAIHRVQKRAKGGDKDAKAELAALEKCLPQLENAGMLRALDLTEEDKAAIRYLSFLTLKPTMYIANVNEDGFENNPYLDVVRKIAEAEGSVVVAVCAAVESDIAELDDADREEFMAELGIEEPGLNRVIRAGYELLNLQTYFTAGVKEVRAWTIPVGATAPQAAGKIHTDFEKGFIRAQTIAFEDFITYKGEQGAKEAGKMRSEGKDYIVKDGDVMNFLFNV
- the yajD gene encoding HNH nuclease YajD encodes the protein MALIPKNYQRLESGYREKALKIYPWVCGRCSREFVYSNLRELTVHHIDHDHTNNPEDGSNWELLCLYCHDHEHSKYTEADQYGSTVVAGEDAQDDVGAATYNPFADLQAMLNKKK